The Oncorhynchus nerka isolate Pitt River linkage group LG9a, Oner_Uvic_2.0, whole genome shotgun sequence genome has a segment encoding these proteins:
- the LOC115134507 gene encoding calcitonin gene-related peptide-like isoform X2 produces the protein MVMLKISAFLVAYALVICQMYSSQAAPSRPGIESMTDRVTLTDYEARRLLNAIVKEFVQMTAEELEQQENEGNEGNSSVTAQKRACNTATCVTHRLADFLSRSGGMGNSNFVPTNVGSKAFGRRRRNTQM, from the exons ATGGTTATGTTGAAGATTTCTGCTTTCCTTGTTGCTTATGCCCTGGTCATTTGCCAGATGTACAGCTCACAAGCAGCCCCCTccag ACCGGGCATAGAGTCCATGACAGACCGAGTCACCCTTACGGACTACGAGGCAAGGAGGTTACTCAACGCCATAGTCAAGGAGTTTGTGCAGATGACAGCGGAAGAGCTGGAGCAGCAAGAGAATGAAGGCAACGAAGGCAATAG CAGCGTTACAGCACAGAAGCGAGCCTGCAACACGGCCACCTGCGTGACTCATCGCCTGGCAGACTTCCTGAGCCGGTCGGGGGGCATGGGCAACAGTAACTTTGTCCCCACCAATGTGGGCTCCAAGGCTTTCGGCCGGCGGAGGAGAAACACCCAGATGTGA
- the LOC115134507 gene encoding calcitonin gene-related peptide-like isoform X3 produces the protein MVMLKISAFLVAYALVICQMYSSQAAPSRPGIESMTDRVTLTDYEARRLLNAIVKEFVQMTAEELEQQENEGNEGNSVTAQKRACNTATCVTHRLADFLSRSGGMGNSNFVPTNVGSKAFGRRRRNTQM, from the exons ATGGTTATGTTGAAGATTTCTGCTTTCCTTGTTGCTTATGCCCTGGTCATTTGCCAGATGTACAGCTCACAAGCAGCCCCCTccag ACCGGGCATAGAGTCCATGACAGACCGAGTCACCCTTACGGACTACGAGGCAAGGAGGTTACTCAACGCCATAGTCAAGGAGTTTGTGCAGATGACAGCGGAAGAGCTGGAGCAGCAAGAGAATGAAGGCAACGAAGGCAATAG CGTTACAGCACAGAAGCGAGCCTGCAACACGGCCACCTGCGTGACTCATCGCCTGGCAGACTTCCTGAGCCGGTCGGGGGGCATGGGCAACAGTAACTTTGTCCCCACCAATGTGGGCTCCAAGGCTTTCGGCCGGCGGAGGAGAAACACCCAGATGTGA
- the LOC115134507 gene encoding calcitonin-1-like isoform X1: MVMLKISAFLVAYALVICQMYSSQAAPSRPGIESMTDRVTLTDYEARRLLNAIVKEFVQMTAEELEQQENEGNEGNSMERPITKRCSNLSTCVLGKLSQDLHKLQTFPRTDVGAGTPGKKRSAPESERYASYGKTFDSI, translated from the exons ATGGTTATGTTGAAGATTTCTGCTTTCCTTGTTGCTTATGCCCTGGTCATTTGCCAGATGTACAGCTCACAAGCAGCCCCCTccag ACCGGGCATAGAGTCCATGACAGACCGAGTCACCCTTACGGACTACGAGGCAAGGAGGTTACTCAACGCCATAGTCAAGGAGTTTGTGCAGATGACAGCGGAAGAGCTGGAGCAGCAAGAGAATGAAGGCAACGAAGGCAATAG CATGGAAAGGCCCATTACCAAGCGCTGCTCTAACCTCAGCACCTGCGTGCTGGGCAAACTGTCCCAGGACCTGCACAAATTACAAACGTTTCCCCGCACGGACGTGGGCGCGGGCACGCCTGGCAAGAAACGCAGCGCGCCCGAGAGCGAACGCTATGCAAGCTACGGGAAGACATTTGACAGCATCTAA